The window AGTTCTTCCTGAAGTTCCGGATCTGAAATGCCTAGTAATGCTCTTCCTTGGCTTCCACTTAACTGACCGTCCTTAACCATCTGGCGGACAGGAGGATGTAATTGTAATAATCTCAAGGTGTTGGCCACATAAGACCGGCTTTTCCCCAAGGCTTCTCCCAAGCTGGTGTGGTTTAGCTTGTATTCTTCCATTAGGTATTGGTAAGCGTTAGCTTCTTCAATAACGGATAGGTTTTCCCGCTGCAAATTTTCAATCAATGCCACTTCATATAATTCTCTTTCCGAGTATTCCTTTACAATGCAGGGAATTTTTTCCATTCCAATTTCCTGAGCGGCCCGCCATCGGCGTTCCCCTACAATAATCATATAGCCTTTTTGTTTTTTCGCTACCAGAATAGGTTGTATCATGCCATGCTGTCGGAGGGAGTGGGCTAAATCTTGAAGTGCTTCCGGATCAAAGACTTTTCTTGGCTGATTTTCGTTAGGAAACACTGCTTCCCGAAGAATCATCCGGATCTGGTCTTTTTCAACAGAAGTGCTCTCCTGTTCAACGTCCTGCCAATGTGGGATAAGTGCTTCCAACCCTTTCCCTAAACCTCTTTTTTTTGTCTGTCCTGCCATTACCATTCGCCCTCCTCTAAATCAATAAATTCCTCCGCCAGCTCCATAAAGGCTTCCGCTCCCCGAGATCTCGGATCATAGTATATTACTGGCTGACCATGACTGGGCGCTTCTGCCAGCCGTATATTTCTAGGGATCATCGTGACGTAGACCTTTCCTCGAAATACTTTTTTTACTTCCTCTACTACCTGGATAGATAGATTCGTTCTTCCATCAAACATCATCAGAACAACACCCTGAATCGACAAGTTGGGATTCAGGTTTTTCTTTACCATTTGGTAGGTGTTCATCAGCTGACTAACGCCTTCCAAGGCATAGTATTCACATTGGATGGGTATTAAAATTCTATCGACGGCCGCCAGCGAATTAATCGTCAAAAGACCCAAAGAAGGTGGACAGTCAACAAAAATATAATCATAATCATCTTGGATTGTCTGCAGGGCGTTTCTTAGCACTACTTCACGCCTTTTCATTCCCGTCAGTTCCACCTCAGCTCCTGCCAACTGTGTGCTGGAAGGCAGTAAGTCAAGGTTTTCGTACTCCGTGGGAATAATGACTTCCCGAATGTCCATTTCATTAATCAGTACGTCGTAAACGGTATATTCCAGGCTCTTTTTATCAACACCAAAGCCACTGGTGGAGTTTCCCTGAGGATCAATATCGACCACGCAAATCTTTTTGCCTTTAGAAGCCAATGTAGCGCTAAGATTTACATTGGTGGTTGTTTTCCCCACGCCTCCTTTTTGATTAAAAATCGCTATGGAAATGCCCATTACAACGCCTCCCTATTGGAACAACAACGCCGTGCGCTTTGTTCATTTTCTTCAGATAAGAGTATAACGCTTATGGCTTAAGCTTTGGATATCCCCTTCTTGTTGAAATAAAAACCGCCGCTTAAGCGTTCTTGTCTATTCTATCATTTTTTACACCAGCTTGGAATTAAAATCCACAAAAAACAGAGAATATGAATATTTTACCATGTTCTCTTTCGTTTCACGTGAAACAAAAAAAGACCCGCTTCCCTACGGATCTTATGCTTGTACTGGTTAAAGGAACACACTTTATCCTTCTATCACTGAGCCTGTTGCCAGGTAACGAATTTTATCACCCATTACTTCCTTTAGAATCTGGAAAGAACCGACTCCGGTACAATGACCTGTATAGTAAAGGGCATTGGTTCTTAGCAGAGCTTCTCCCAAGCGACGCACTGTTTCCGGTTTTTCTTCTTCTCCAGTGGAATGATTTTTTAAGTGCAATCCTCCTATCACCATATCCGGAAAATTGCCATAGCGACTTAGATACTGATCAACAATATTAACAATGCCGTTATGCGCACAACCAGCCAGTAAAACATGTTTCCCTTTTTCTCTGATCACCAGATTTTGTTCGTGCAAAAATTCATCCGGGACCATAAATCCATTTCTTTCCCTCAATAACACAGAATTCCCCTTTGGAAAAAACTTTCTCCCTGTCAC is drawn from Tindallia californiensis and contains these coding sequences:
- a CDS encoding ParB/RepB/Spo0J family partition protein; translation: MAGQTKKRGLGKGLEALIPHWQDVEQESTSVEKDQIRMILREAVFPNENQPRKVFDPEALQDLAHSLRQHGMIQPILVAKKQKGYMIIVGERRWRAAQEIGMEKIPCIVKEYSERELYEVALIENLQRENLSVIEEANAYQYLMEEYKLNHTSLGEALGKSRSYVANTLRLLQLHPPVRQMVKDGQLSGSQGRALLGISDPELQEELAHRIKDGKLNVRQVEELVRQENKKQKAKPKSKTKQKDPEVLAVESRLRDYFSTKVSISNSGKKGKIEIEYYNQEDLNRILEMLNATE
- a CDS encoding ParA family protein, with protein sequence MGISIAIFNQKGGVGKTTTNVNLSATLASKGKKICVVDIDPQGNSTSGFGVDKKSLEYTVYDVLINEMDIREVIIPTEYENLDLLPSSTQLAGAEVELTGMKRREVVLRNALQTIQDDYDYIFVDCPPSLGLLTINSLAAVDRILIPIQCEYYALEGVSQLMNTYQMVKKNLNPNLSIQGVVLMMFDGRTNLSIQVVEEVKKVFRGKVYVTMIPRNIRLAEAPSHGQPVIYYDPRSRGAEAFMELAEEFIDLEEGEW
- a CDS encoding MBL fold metallo-hydrolase yields the protein MLIKTLVENTCVSEDFRGEHGLSLYIESGNHRLLFDLGDSELYSENAEKMGVDISKIDTVIISHAHYDHGGGLKHFLGQNQQATVYISAYGFDNYYARKTKDEAVFIGLDKSIEDHPQVRLTKEHEILSDRLEIFSGVTGRKFFPKGNSVLLRERNGFMVPDEFLHEQNLVIREKGKHVLLAGCAHNGIVNIVDQYLSRYGNFPDMVIGGLHLKNHSTGEEEKPETVRRLGEALLRTNALYYTGHCTGVGSFQILKEVMGDKIRYLATGSVIEG